A region from the Poecilia reticulata strain Guanapo linkage group LG12, Guppy_female_1.0+MT, whole genome shotgun sequence genome encodes:
- the sowahb gene encoding titin isoform X3, whose product MQQVSLGLNTCGGRGFGELTEPTARPLRQQNLDEPSMATDFTQDAVLVFLQRCGGSAKNTELLAHFLPFLRDKPDNVGNRDRFKSFVNSVATVSKIDGVSTVTLRKKYRGHVPGAGSGRDSAEPGPVGASLSPAVSVAPPGDTERNPALPAAGIVVEESGTRLKYRGNPSPEPVQAGNWVPELSEVPYQSKXEEQNRLVSAPGGPAVRHQDYISEPIRWQEMPQESFVPAPTRRPEVPHQDRFPEPIRGQDYEPIGGHIVHHQDYTPRPPGRHEVPQQDFPHMPSRRVDKPHQRTAPEPVRGHIVGRQDHAPDPGERWDPPNQGTFSEPNKGRIVSRQDQSPDPIRGQKTSHQNRVAEPLRGHVGNRQDHFPGPVRRQQVLHQSPFPAPKRRRDVPHQDPRGYMISRVPEPIRGQNVFYQDPSRDPLRGREVSAHHPTPQPPRGQQSFYQVPQNPEHLGGWEIPYQDPIPEYLSGQQVSQNPEPLRGQRIPYQVPQNPEPLRGQWIPHQVPQIPEHLGGQEISYEDLVPEAFRGQNIYYQDPIPEYLSGHQIPQNIELRRGQQVPQNPEPLRVERVPQQIPEHLRGQEIPYEDPVPEAQNIFYQHQIPEYFSGHQVPQNREPLRGQQMSYDPVPEPIKGQEIYFLDSNPELHRGQKIPYQDPIPEYLSGQQIPQNPERLWTADPPEPERNLEPLRRQQVHQNPEPPNGQDIPQNPELRRVHQKNQEPLKGPQVPQNLEPLQRQQVPQNLEPLQRQQVPQNLEPPKKKQISQSPELRRVLQKNLEPPKEQQVPQAQEPLKGPQVPQNLEPLQRQQVPQNLEPPKEKQISQMPELRRVLQKNLEPPKEQQIPQNLEPLMGQQVPQNLEPLMGQQVPKSPELRRGQKISFQNPVPESPKGQQSPPQDPEPVGGHEPAPXLHQAPARRFRNRQSYRSAVSQDDDHKEEEEDVQIRRGSAGGPWPLNAPLSDVARATSASSXCIIESPAPPSSSSGSKVPQIYIQNSDVEVLASRSHSESKSRLEPGPVPVESVRXSLPLEAEFSTERHHDKRAARTSEPIGPHRNQRLSSSQSDIFDSPLDVRSSVSDWPPSGSSRTSGADNPAVSSTSLEVLQESNRTKPEPTARRSILKMPLHQSMGNLCDDLPQTTSRKLPLYLSSDXLNDHQQFASRGSSLNQSTDELYGDMKSSNSSIDSPRVTLRSAAARRMSSRLRNRICRSLGTDLDQEEGXVGLEDARLERLHRISSSLSLPHHLSSSSLSSSTTPPRCASPXASEGGRKEARRSLHSHNAGKSAVPLDALEHHWMVKAAAGAWPDVYALFRADSSLLNRQDFISGFTVLHWIAKHGDHRVINTLRYGMEQKGLSFDVNAKSTARQTPLHIAAIHGHKNIIRLLVKKFGADVKLRDAAGKKAWQYLSDRAPDILELLAAPPKAALTSGAENDDPGWKPPKQQQRRLRHHFSSASSGQRPQALTVAAKVSRSTSIAALLKPKSLQRF is encoded by the exons ATGCAGCAGGTGAGTTTGGGGTTAAATACCTGCGGTGGGCGGGGCTTCGGTGAGCTGACAGAACCAACCGCCCGACCTTTGAGACAGCAGAACCTGGACGAGCCCAGCATGGCCACAGACTTCACTCAGGACGCGGTTCTGGTTTTCCTGCAGCGCTGCGGCGGTTCGGCGAAAAACACGGAGCTGCTGGCCCACTTCCTGCCCTTCCTGCGGGACAAACCGGACAACGTCGGGAACCGAGATCGCTTCAAGAGTTTCGTCAACTCGGTGGCAACCGTGTCGAAGATCGACGGGGTGTCCACCGTGACCCTCAGGAAGAAGTACAGAGGCCATGTCCCCGGTGCAGGTTCGGGCAGAGACTCCGCGGAACCCGGTCCGGTCGGAGCCAGCTTATCGCCGGCGGTAAGCGTCGCCCCACCGGGAGACACCGAGAGGAATCCCGCCCTACCTGCGGCTGGGATCGTGGTGGAGGAGAGCGGTACCAGGCTGAAGTACAGGGGAAACCCGAGTCCAGAACCCGTCCAGGCAGGAAACTGGGTTCCAGAACTATCAGAGGTTCCTTATCAGAGCAAAMCTGAGGAACAGAACAGGCTGGTTTCTGCACCTGGTGGTCCAGCTGTGAGACATCAGGACTACATCTCTGAGCCAATCAGATGGCAGGAAATGCCTCAAGAAAGTTTTGTTCCAGCCCCCACCAGAAGACCGGAAGTCCCCCATCAGGACCGCTTTCCAGAACCGATCAGAGGCCAGGACTATGAACCTATTGGAGGACATATTGTCCACCACCAGGACTACACACCCAGACCTCCTGGAAGGCATGAAGTCCCTCAACAGGACTTCCCCCATATGCCCTCTAGGAGAGTGGACAAACCACATCAGAGGACCGCTCCTGAACCCGTCAGAGGACACATCGTCGGCCGTCAGGACCATGCCCCAGACCCCGGTGAAAGGTGGGATCCCCCAAATCAGGGAACCTTCTCGGAACCCAATAAAGGACGTATCGTCAGCCGTCAGGACCAATCCCCAGATCCCATCAGAGGACAGAAGACCTCTCATCAGAACCGCGTTGCTGAGCCCCTCAGAGGACATGTTGGTAACCGTCAGGAYCACTTCCCAGGGCCTGTTAGGAGACAGCAGGTCCTTCATCAAAGTCCATTCCCAGCCCCCAAAAGAAGAAGGGATGTCCCACATCAGGATCCAAGAGGATATATGATTAGCCGTGTCCCAGAACCCATCAGAGGACAGAATGTGTTTTATCAGGACCCCAGCAGAGATCCCCTGAGAGGTCGGGAGGTCTCTGCCCACCATCCCACACCTCAACCACCAAGAGGACAGCAGAGCTTTTACCAGGTCCCTCAAAATCCAGAACACCTCGGGGGATGGGAAATTCCTTATCAGGATCCCATTCCTGAATACCTCAGTGGACAGCAGGTCTCCCAGAATCCAGAACCTCTCAGGGGACAGCGGATTCCTTATCAGGTCCCTCAAAATCCAGAACCTCTCAGAGGACAATGGATTCCTCATCAGGTCCCGCAGATACCAGAACACCTCGGGGGACAGGAGATTTCTTATGAAGACCTTGTCCCAGAAGCCTTCAGAGGACAGAACATCTATTATCAAGATCCCATTCCAGAATATCTCAGTGGACATCAGATTCCCCAAAATATAGAACTTCGTAGGGGACAGCAGGTCCCCCAGAATCCAGAACCTCTGAGGGTAGAACGGGTTCCTCAACAGATACCAGAACACCTTAGGGGGCAGGAGATTCCTTATGAGGACCCTGTCCCAGAAgcccaaaatatattttatcagCATCAAATTCCAGAATACTTCAGTGGACATCAGGTCCCCCAGAATCGAGAACCTCTTAGGGGACAGCAGATGTCTTATGACCCTGTTCCAGAACCTATCAAAGGACAGGAAATCTATTTTCTAGACTCCAATCCAGAGTTACAYAGAGGACAGAAGATTCCTTATCAGGATCCAATACCTGAATACCTAAGTGGACAGCAAATCCCCCAGAATCCAGAACGTCTGTGGACAGCAGATCCCCCAGAACCYGAGAGGAATCTAGAACCTCTCAGAAGACAGCAGGTCCACCAGAATCCAGAACCTCCTAATGGACAAGATATACCCCAGAATCCAGAACTACGTAGGGTACATCAGAAGAATCAAGAACCTCTTAAAGGACCGCAGGTCCCCCAAAATCTGGAACCTCTCCAGAGACAGCAAGTCCCCCAAAATCTGGAACCTCTCCAGAGACAGCAG GTTCCCCAAAATCTTGAACCTCCTAAGAAAAAGCAGATCTCTCAGAGTCCTGAACTACGTAGGGTTCTTCAGAAAAACCTAGAACCTCCTAAGGAACAGCAGGTCCCCCAGGCTCAAGAACCTCTTAAAGGACCGCAGGTCCCCCAAAATCTGGAACCTCTCCAGAGACAGCAAGTCCCCCAAAATCTGGAACCTCCTAAGGAAAAGCAGATCTCTCAGATGCCAGAACTACGTAGGGTTCTTCAGAAAAACCTAGAACCTCCTAAGGAACAGCAGATCCCCCAGAATCTAGAACCTCTTATGGGTCAGCAGGTCCCCCAGAATCTAGAACCTCTTATGGGTCAGCAGGTCCCCAAGAGTCCAGAACTACGTAGGGGTCAGAAAATCTCCTTCCAGAATCCCGTTCCTGAATCCCCCAAAGGACAGCAGAGTCCTCCTCAGGACCCAGAACCTGTTGGAGGACATGAACCCGCTCCTCRGCTCCATCAGGCTCCGGCCCGCCGCTTCAGAAACAGGCAGAGCTACAGATCAGCTGTTTCTCAGGATGATGACcacaaagaggaggaggaggatgtcCAGATCAGACGGGGCTCAGCAGGAGGTCCGTGGCCCCTGAACGCCCCTCTCAGTGACGTGGCGAGGGCCACGTCTGCCTCCTCAYCCTGCATCATAGAGTCCCCggctcctccctcctcttcctcagggaGTAAGGTTCCTCAGATCTACATCCAGAACTCGGACGTTGAAGTTCTGGCGTCTCGGTCCCACTCGGAGTCCAAGTCCAGACTAGAACCCGGACCTGTCCCGGTGGAGTCCGTGAGACRCAGTCTGCCTCTAGAAGCAGAGTTCAGCACCGAACGCCACCATGACAAGCGCGCTGCTCGGACCTCTGAACCAATCGGGCCCCATCGGAACCAGAGGCTGTCGTCCAGTCAGAGCGACATCTTCGACTCGCCGTTGGATGTGAGGTCCTCCGTCAGCGACTGGCCTCCGTCTGGGTCCTCCAGAACCTCCGGAGCAG ATAATCCTGCGGTTTCGTCGACGTCGCTGGAGGTTCTGCAGgagtccaacagaaccaaaccGGAACCTACGGCCCGTCGGTCCATCCTGAAAATGCCGCTCCATCAGTCGATGGGGAATCTCTGCGACGACCTGCCGCAGACGACCAGTCGGAAGCTGCCTCTCTACCTGTCCAGCGACCAWCTGAATGACCACCAGCAGTTCGCGTCCAGAGGATCATCCCTGAATCAGTCCACAG ATGARCTCTATGGTGACATGAAGTCGAGCAACAGCTCCATCGACTCGCCTCGCGTGACGCTCCGCTCGGCGGCGGCTCGGCGGATGAGCAGCCGACTGAGGAACCGGATTTGCCGCAGCTTGGGAACCGACTTGGACCAGGAAGAAGGCGSCGTAGGACTGGAGGACGCCAGACTGGAACGGCTTCACCGGATCTCGTCCTCGCTCAGTCTTCCCCACCACCTGTCCTCCTCGTCCCTGTCGTCCTCCACCACGCCGCCGCGATGCGCCAGCCCCGKCGCCTCAGAGGGCGGGAGGAAGGAAGCCAGGAGGAGCCTTCACTCTCACAACGCCGGAAAG TCTGCGGTTCCTCTGGACGCCCTGGAGCACCACTGGATGGTGAAGGCAGCGGCGGGAGCCTGGCCGGACGTCTACGCTCTGTTCAGGGCCGACTCCTCGCTGCTCAACCGGCAGGACTTCATCTCCGGCTTCACGGTTCTGCACTGGATCGCCAAACATGGCGACCACMGAGTCATCAACACCCTGCG
- the sowahb gene encoding titin isoform X1: MQQVSLGLNTCGGRGFGELTEPTARPLRQQNLDEPSMATDFTQDAVLVFLQRCGGSAKNTELLAHFLPFLRDKPDNVGNRDRFKSFVNSVATVSKIDGVSTVTLRKKYRGHVPGAGSGRDSAEPGPVGASLSPAVSVAPPGDTERNPALPAAGIVVEESGTRLKYRGNPSPEPVQAGNWVPELSEVPYQSKXEEQNRLVSAPGGPAVRHQDYISEPIRWQEMPQESFVPAPTRRPEVPHQDRFPEPIRGQDYEPIGGHIVHHQDYTPRPPGRHEVPQQDFPHMPSRRVDKPHQRTAPEPVRGHIVGRQDHAPDPGERWDPPNQGTFSEPNKGRIVSRQDQSPDPIRGQKTSHQNRVAEPLRGHVGNRQDHFPGPVRRQQVLHQSPFPAPKRRRDVPHQDPRGYMISRVPEPIRGQNVFYQDPSRDPLRGREVSAHHPTPQPPRGQQSFYQVPQNPEHLGGWEIPYQDPIPEYLSGQQVSQNPEPLRGQRIPYQVPQNPEPLRGQWIPHQVPQIPEHLGGQEISYEDLVPEAFRGQNIYYQDPIPEYLSGHQIPQNIELRRGQQVPQNPEPLRVERVPQQIPEHLRGQEIPYEDPVPEAQNIFYQHQIPEYFSGHQVPQNREPLRGQQMSYDPVPEPIKGQEIYFLDSNPELHRGQKIPYQDPIPEYLSGQQIPQNPERLWTADPPEPERNLEPLRRQQVHQNPEPPNGQDIPQNPELRRVHQKNQEPLKGPQVPQNLEPLQRQQVPQNLEPLQRQQVPQNLEPLQRQQVPQNLEPPKKKQISQSPELRRVLQKNLEPPKEQQVPQAQEPLKGPQVPQNLEPLQRQQVPQNLEPPKEKQISQMPELRRVLQKNLEPPKEQQIPQNLEPLMGQQVPQNLEPLMGQQVPKSPELRRGQKISFQNPVPESPKGQQSPPQDPEPVGGHEPAPXLHQAPARRFRNRQSYRSAVSQDDDHKEEEEDVQIRRGSAGGPWPLNAPLSDVARATSASSXCIIESPAPPSSSSGSKVPQIYIQNSDVEVLASRSHSESKSRLEPGPVPVESVRXSLPLEAEFSTERHHDKRAARTSEPIGPHRNQRLSSSQSDIFDSPLDVRSSVSDWPPSGSSRTSGADNPAVSSTSLEVLQESNRTKPEPTARRSILKMPLHQSMGNLCDDLPQTTSRKLPLYLSSDXLNDHQQFASRGSSLNQSTDELYGDMKSSNSSIDSPRVTLRSAAARRMSSRLRNRICRSLGTDLDQEEGXVGLEDARLERLHRISSSLSLPHHLSSSSLSSSTTPPRCASPXASEGGRKEARRSLHSHNAGKSAVPLDALEHHWMVKAAAGAWPDVYALFRADSSLLNRQDFISGFTVLHWIAKHGDHRVINTLRYGMEQKGLSFDVNAKSTARQTPLHIAAIHGHKNIIRLLVKKFGADVKLRDAAGKKAWQYLSDRAPDILELLAAPPKAALTSGAENDDPGWKPPKQQQRRLRHHFSSASSGQRPQALTVAAKVSRSTSIAALLKPKSLQRF, encoded by the exons ATGCAGCAGGTGAGTTTGGGGTTAAATACCTGCGGTGGGCGGGGCTTCGGTGAGCTGACAGAACCAACCGCCCGACCTTTGAGACAGCAGAACCTGGACGAGCCCAGCATGGCCACAGACTTCACTCAGGACGCGGTTCTGGTTTTCCTGCAGCGCTGCGGCGGTTCGGCGAAAAACACGGAGCTGCTGGCCCACTTCCTGCCCTTCCTGCGGGACAAACCGGACAACGTCGGGAACCGAGATCGCTTCAAGAGTTTCGTCAACTCGGTGGCAACCGTGTCGAAGATCGACGGGGTGTCCACCGTGACCCTCAGGAAGAAGTACAGAGGCCATGTCCCCGGTGCAGGTTCGGGCAGAGACTCCGCGGAACCCGGTCCGGTCGGAGCCAGCTTATCGCCGGCGGTAAGCGTCGCCCCACCGGGAGACACCGAGAGGAATCCCGCCCTACCTGCGGCTGGGATCGTGGTGGAGGAGAGCGGTACCAGGCTGAAGTACAGGGGAAACCCGAGTCCAGAACCCGTCCAGGCAGGAAACTGGGTTCCAGAACTATCAGAGGTTCCTTATCAGAGCAAAMCTGAGGAACAGAACAGGCTGGTTTCTGCACCTGGTGGTCCAGCTGTGAGACATCAGGACTACATCTCTGAGCCAATCAGATGGCAGGAAATGCCTCAAGAAAGTTTTGTTCCAGCCCCCACCAGAAGACCGGAAGTCCCCCATCAGGACCGCTTTCCAGAACCGATCAGAGGCCAGGACTATGAACCTATTGGAGGACATATTGTCCACCACCAGGACTACACACCCAGACCTCCTGGAAGGCATGAAGTCCCTCAACAGGACTTCCCCCATATGCCCTCTAGGAGAGTGGACAAACCACATCAGAGGACCGCTCCTGAACCCGTCAGAGGACACATCGTCGGCCGTCAGGACCATGCCCCAGACCCCGGTGAAAGGTGGGATCCCCCAAATCAGGGAACCTTCTCGGAACCCAATAAAGGACGTATCGTCAGCCGTCAGGACCAATCCCCAGATCCCATCAGAGGACAGAAGACCTCTCATCAGAACCGCGTTGCTGAGCCCCTCAGAGGACATGTTGGTAACCGTCAGGAYCACTTCCCAGGGCCTGTTAGGAGACAGCAGGTCCTTCATCAAAGTCCATTCCCAGCCCCCAAAAGAAGAAGGGATGTCCCACATCAGGATCCAAGAGGATATATGATTAGCCGTGTCCCAGAACCCATCAGAGGACAGAATGTGTTTTATCAGGACCCCAGCAGAGATCCCCTGAGAGGTCGGGAGGTCTCTGCCCACCATCCCACACCTCAACCACCAAGAGGACAGCAGAGCTTTTACCAGGTCCCTCAAAATCCAGAACACCTCGGGGGATGGGAAATTCCTTATCAGGATCCCATTCCTGAATACCTCAGTGGACAGCAGGTCTCCCAGAATCCAGAACCTCTCAGGGGACAGCGGATTCCTTATCAGGTCCCTCAAAATCCAGAACCTCTCAGAGGACAATGGATTCCTCATCAGGTCCCGCAGATACCAGAACACCTCGGGGGACAGGAGATTTCTTATGAAGACCTTGTCCCAGAAGCCTTCAGAGGACAGAACATCTATTATCAAGATCCCATTCCAGAATATCTCAGTGGACATCAGATTCCCCAAAATATAGAACTTCGTAGGGGACAGCAGGTCCCCCAGAATCCAGAACCTCTGAGGGTAGAACGGGTTCCTCAACAGATACCAGAACACCTTAGGGGGCAGGAGATTCCTTATGAGGACCCTGTCCCAGAAgcccaaaatatattttatcagCATCAAATTCCAGAATACTTCAGTGGACATCAGGTCCCCCAGAATCGAGAACCTCTTAGGGGACAGCAGATGTCTTATGACCCTGTTCCAGAACCTATCAAAGGACAGGAAATCTATTTTCTAGACTCCAATCCAGAGTTACAYAGAGGACAGAAGATTCCTTATCAGGATCCAATACCTGAATACCTAAGTGGACAGCAAATCCCCCAGAATCCAGAACGTCTGTGGACAGCAGATCCCCCAGAACCYGAGAGGAATCTAGAACCTCTCAGAAGACAGCAGGTCCACCAGAATCCAGAACCTCCTAATGGACAAGATATACCCCAGAATCCAGAACTACGTAGGGTACATCAGAAGAATCAAGAACCTCTTAAAGGACCGCAGGTCCCCCAAAATCTGGAACCTCTCCAGAGACAGCAAGTCCCCCAAAATCTGGAACCTCTCCAGAGACAGCAGGTTCCCCAAAATCTGGAACCTCTCCAGAGACAGCAGGTTCCCCAAAATCTTGAACCTCCTAAGAAAAAGCAGATCTCTCAGAGTCCTGAACTACGTAGGGTTCTTCAGAAAAACCTAGAACCTCCTAAGGAACAGCAGGTCCCCCAGGCTCAAGAACCTCTTAAAGGACCGCAGGTCCCCCAAAATCTGGAACCTCTCCAGAGACAGCAAGTCCCCCAAAATCTGGAACCTCCTAAGGAAAAGCAGATCTCTCAGATGCCAGAACTACGTAGGGTTCTTCAGAAAAACCTAGAACCTCCTAAGGAACAGCAGATCCCCCAGAATCTAGAACCTCTTATGGGTCAGCAGGTCCCCCAGAATCTAGAACCTCTTATGGGTCAGCAGGTCCCCAAGAGTCCAGAACTACGTAGGGGTCAGAAAATCTCCTTCCAGAATCCCGTTCCTGAATCCCCCAAAGGACAGCAGAGTCCTCCTCAGGACCCAGAACCTGTTGGAGGACATGAACCCGCTCCTCRGCTCCATCAGGCTCCGGCCCGCCGCTTCAGAAACAGGCAGAGCTACAGATCAGCTGTTTCTCAGGATGATGACcacaaagaggaggaggaggatgtcCAGATCAGACGGGGCTCAGCAGGAGGTCCGTGGCCCCTGAACGCCCCTCTCAGTGACGTGGCGAGGGCCACGTCTGCCTCCTCAYCCTGCATCATAGAGTCCCCggctcctccctcctcttcctcagggaGTAAGGTTCCTCAGATCTACATCCAGAACTCGGACGTTGAAGTTCTGGCGTCTCGGTCCCACTCGGAGTCCAAGTCCAGACTAGAACCCGGACCTGTCCCGGTGGAGTCCGTGAGACRCAGTCTGCCTCTAGAAGCAGAGTTCAGCACCGAACGCCACCATGACAAGCGCGCTGCTCGGACCTCTGAACCAATCGGGCCCCATCGGAACCAGAGGCTGTCGTCCAGTCAGAGCGACATCTTCGACTCGCCGTTGGATGTGAGGTCCTCCGTCAGCGACTGGCCTCCGTCTGGGTCCTCCAGAACCTCCGGAGCAG ATAATCCTGCGGTTTCGTCGACGTCGCTGGAGGTTCTGCAGgagtccaacagaaccaaaccGGAACCTACGGCCCGTCGGTCCATCCTGAAAATGCCGCTCCATCAGTCGATGGGGAATCTCTGCGACGACCTGCCGCAGACGACCAGTCGGAAGCTGCCTCTCTACCTGTCCAGCGACCAWCTGAATGACCACCAGCAGTTCGCGTCCAGAGGATCATCCCTGAATCAGTCCACAG ATGARCTCTATGGTGACATGAAGTCGAGCAACAGCTCCATCGACTCGCCTCGCGTGACGCTCCGCTCGGCGGCGGCTCGGCGGATGAGCAGCCGACTGAGGAACCGGATTTGCCGCAGCTTGGGAACCGACTTGGACCAGGAAGAAGGCGSCGTAGGACTGGAGGACGCCAGACTGGAACGGCTTCACCGGATCTCGTCCTCGCTCAGTCTTCCCCACCACCTGTCCTCCTCGTCCCTGTCGTCCTCCACCACGCCGCCGCGATGCGCCAGCCCCGKCGCCTCAGAGGGCGGGAGGAAGGAAGCCAGGAGGAGCCTTCACTCTCACAACGCCGGAAAG TCTGCGGTTCCTCTGGACGCCCTGGAGCACCACTGGATGGTGAAGGCAGCGGCGGGAGCCTGGCCGGACGTCTACGCTCTGTTCAGGGCCGACTCCTCGCTGCTCAACCGGCAGGACTTCATCTCCGGCTTCACGGTTCTGCACTGGATCGCCAAACATGGCGACCACMGAGTCATCAACACCCTGCG